The following are encoded together in the Novipirellula artificiosorum genome:
- a CDS encoding efflux RND transporter periplasmic adaptor subunit — protein MMKRTQYAFGLCAIVAAAAWYFWSILPVDETVSQKVLGPAEQPQTDLLELTAEKLASAGIEVQPVTLHAMQPTRTLPGRLDYDQDRHVAIKTACDGILTEILAHPGTSVTRGQVVATVVSPEVGQARSQVQSRLADLSLAQTELGRNEAIREGVEQLVEMIRNQKSPEQIESELQDASLGEYRRTLVAAYTRQLLAKEVAKSSREAAVRGAIAGRIQSEREGEQQAAEAALASIADSALFDVQQKCKRSEADFASAKREVDISLQRLNALLGPAAPRATEQTFDQIHSDTISNVDLVSPIDGTVEERLSAATERVRAGDSIFTIADTSTLWAIADIRQRDWDAIRVSPGQQVRVTMPAIEDETLDGEIVIVGRRVDTATGAAPLVARVRSTDGRLRPGLFLRMKVPTGPPRPCIAVPEQAVVVHENQSFVFLADNEHQFHRVDVTIGAKEDGMTEIVRGLEVGDSIVVSGVFTLKSELLLASEGE, from the coding sequence ATGATGAAACGAACTCAATACGCATTCGGCCTGTGCGCGATCGTCGCTGCCGCGGCATGGTATTTCTGGTCAATTCTGCCGGTCGACGAAACGGTTTCGCAAAAAGTGCTTGGACCCGCCGAGCAACCACAAACCGATCTGCTGGAACTGACAGCCGAAAAATTAGCTTCCGCTGGGATCGAGGTCCAGCCAGTCACGCTGCACGCGATGCAACCTACCCGCACCTTGCCGGGAAGACTGGATTATGACCAAGATCGGCACGTGGCGATCAAAACAGCATGCGACGGCATCTTGACGGAAATCCTAGCTCACCCAGGTACCAGCGTGACGCGAGGGCAAGTCGTCGCGACCGTGGTCAGTCCCGAAGTCGGGCAGGCTCGCAGCCAAGTGCAATCAAGGCTTGCCGATCTGAGCTTGGCCCAAACGGAATTGGGACGAAACGAGGCCATTCGAGAAGGGGTCGAGCAGTTGGTGGAAATGATCCGCAACCAGAAGTCGCCGGAACAGATTGAATCGGAATTGCAAGATGCGTCATTAGGCGAGTATCGCCGCACGCTGGTTGCTGCCTACACACGACAACTTTTGGCGAAAGAGGTCGCCAAGAGTTCGCGGGAAGCGGCGGTCCGCGGCGCGATTGCGGGCCGAATTCAAAGCGAGCGTGAAGGCGAACAGCAAGCGGCTGAAGCAGCCTTGGCTTCGATCGCCGATTCCGCGTTGTTTGACGTGCAGCAGAAATGCAAACGCTCCGAGGCCGACTTTGCCTCGGCAAAACGGGAAGTGGACATCAGCCTTCAGCGACTCAACGCCCTGCTTGGACCCGCTGCCCCGCGCGCCACGGAGCAGACGTTCGACCAGATCCATAGCGACACGATTTCCAATGTCGATTTGGTCTCCCCGATCGATGGTACCGTGGAAGAGCGTTTGTCCGCTGCCACCGAACGCGTTCGAGCTGGCGATTCAATCTTTACCATTGCGGACACCTCCACGCTGTGGGCGATCGCCGACATACGACAGCGAGACTGGGACGCGATCCGTGTATCGCCTGGACAACAGGTTCGAGTCACGATGCCTGCGATCGAGGATGAAACGCTCGATGGAGAAATCGTCATTGTTGGACGACGTGTTGACACGGCGACCGGTGCGGCTCCTCTTGTTGCCCGAGTCCGTTCAACGGACGGTCGACTTCGGCCTGGGCTGTTTCTTCGGATGAAAGTCCCTACGGGGCCGCCGCGTCCATGCATCGCCGTGCCTGAACAAGCCGTCGTCGTGCATGAAAACCAGTCGTTTGTGTTCCTGGCCGACAACGAACATCAATTTCACCGTGTGGACGTCACGATCGGAGCCAAGGAAGACGGCATGACCGAAATCGTCCGCGGCTTGGAGGTGGGTGATTCGATTGTGGTGTCAGGCGTCTTTACACTGAAAAGCGAACTGTTGCTCGCGAGCGAAGGGGAATAG